The following proteins are encoded in a genomic region of Rubrobacter xylanophilus DSM 9941:
- a CDS encoding ABC transporter permease → MLAYTVRRFLFSVVVLFLASVTIFVLVNLGYDPLADLRQNPRISGEDIRRIAAIYGLDRPLHERYVIWITDFVRGDFGYSVNNQSPVAEVIGPRVWPTVLLMGTSLIFTVIIAVPFGIYSAIKKYSTLDNVGTFLSFVGYSMPSFWLGLILQLVLGVYLTAWAGTRIFYTSGMSSGEGGLLDLLQHLTLPVLTLSAISIAAYSRFQRSAMLEVLSADYLRTARAKGLSQRRVYLKHALRNALIPIVTLIALDMGALLGGAIITETVFAWPGLGFLLADALYKGDYNVAQALLMISAILIVFFNFVADIAYSIVDPRISYS, encoded by the coding sequence TTGCTAGCCTACACCGTTCGGAGGTTCCTCTTCAGCGTCGTCGTCCTGTTCCTCGCGAGCGTCACCATCTTCGTGCTGGTCAACCTCGGCTACGACCCGCTCGCCGACCTCCGGCAGAACCCCCGTATCAGCGGGGAGGACATACGGCGGATAGCCGCCATCTACGGGCTGGACCGGCCGCTGCACGAGCGGTACGTCATCTGGATCACCGACTTCGTCCGGGGGGACTTCGGCTACAGCGTCAACAACCAGAGCCCCGTGGCCGAGGTGATAGGACCGCGGGTGTGGCCGACCGTGCTGCTCATGGGGACCTCCCTCATCTTCACCGTGATCATCGCCGTCCCCTTCGGGATCTACTCGGCGATAAAAAAGTACAGCACCCTGGACAACGTCGGCACCTTCCTCTCGTTCGTGGGCTACAGCATGCCCAGCTTCTGGCTCGGGCTCATCCTGCAGCTCGTGCTCGGGGTCTACCTCACCGCCTGGGCGGGGACCAGGATCTTCTACACCTCGGGGATGAGCAGCGGGGAGGGAGGGCTTCTGGACCTGCTGCAGCACCTCACCCTGCCGGTCCTGACGCTCTCGGCCATCAGCATCGCGGCCTACAGCCGCTTCCAGCGGAGCGCCATGCTGGAGGTGCTCAGCGCCGACTACCTGCGCACCGCGCGGGCCAAGGGCCTCAGCCAGCGTAGGGTCTACCTCAAGCACGCCCTCAGAAACGCGCTCATCCCCATCGTCACCCTCATCGCGCTCGACATGGGCGCCCTGCTCGGGGGGGCGATCATCACCGAGACCGTCTTCGCCTGGCCGGGGCTCGGCTTTCTGCTCGCCGACGCCCTCTACAAGGGCGACTACAACGTGGCCCAGGCGCTGCTGATGATCTCCGCGATCCTCATCGTGTTCTTCAACTTCGTCGCGGACATCGCCTACAGCATCGTGGACCCCAGGATCAGCTACAGCTAG
- the opp4C gene encoding oligopeptide ABC transporter permease, with the protein MVEHERQVAAGAGQAPVAEPPVSGEHPRVEGRTQRQIVWRRFRRHRLALVGGVVLLFLYAAAILTPWIAPYGYDEIDVSALNQPPSLEHPMGTDRLGRDELTRVLYGGRVSLMVGLCVGVFSTLIGATVGIVSGYYGRFVDSALMGFTDYMLVLPFLPLLLVLGSLFSFTPVTITLALVLLLWMDLARLVRGQVLSLRDQEFVLAARAIGVSDLRIMARHILPNVVGVLVVKATLAVALAILLESAISYLGFGIQPPTPSWGNMLTDARATMTTQWWLTVFPGLMIVITALCVNFLGDGLRDALDPKAVE; encoded by the coding sequence TTGGTCGAGCACGAAAGGCAGGTGGCGGCGGGGGCGGGGCAGGCCCCGGTCGCCGAGCCCCCCGTCTCCGGGGAGCACCCCAGGGTGGAGGGGCGGACCCAGCGGCAGATCGTCTGGCGCCGGTTCAGGCGCCACCGGCTCGCGCTCGTGGGGGGCGTGGTGCTGCTCTTCCTGTACGCGGCCGCGATCCTCACCCCCTGGATAGCCCCCTACGGCTACGACGAGATAGACGTGAGCGCCCTCAACCAGCCGCCGAGCCTGGAGCACCCCATGGGCACCGACCGGCTCGGGCGGGACGAGCTCACCCGGGTGCTCTACGGCGGCCGGGTCTCCCTCATGGTGGGTTTGTGCGTCGGCGTCTTCTCCACCCTCATCGGGGCCACCGTCGGGATAGTCTCCGGCTACTACGGCAGGTTCGTCGACTCGGCCCTCATGGGCTTCACCGACTACATGCTCGTGCTGCCCTTTCTGCCGCTCCTGCTGGTGCTCGGCAGCCTCTTCAGCTTCACCCCGGTGACCATAACCCTCGCGCTCGTGCTGCTATTGTGGATGGACCTCGCGCGGCTGGTCCGGGGGCAGGTGCTCTCCCTGCGCGACCAGGAGTTCGTGCTGGCGGCCCGGGCCATCGGCGTCTCGGACCTCAGGATCATGGCGCGCCACATCCTCCCCAACGTGGTGGGGGTGCTCGTGGTCAAGGCCACGCTGGCGGTGGCCCTCGCCATCCTGCTGGAGAGCGCCATCTCCTACCTGGGCTTCGGCATCCAGCCGCCGACGCCCTCATGGGGTAACATGCTCACCGACGCCCGGGCCACGATGACCACCCAGTGGTGGCTCACCGTGTTCCCCGGCCTGATGATCGTTATAACCGCGTTGTGCGTGAACTTTCTGGGCGACGGACTCCGCGACGCCCTGGACCCGAAGGCGGTGGAGTGA
- a CDS encoding ABC transporter ATP-binding protein gives MAMLEVNNLKTYFHTADGVVKAVDGVSFALEPGETLGIVGESGSGKSVTALSVMQLNPQPPCEYPEGEILFEGRDLLGASEKEMQKIRGNDIAMIFQDPMTSLNPVFTVGDQIAEAIRIHQKVSKKEARERTVQVLRDVGIANPEQRAREYPHQFSGGMRQRAMIAMGLACNPKVLIADEPTTALDVTIQAQILELMVDLQEKYGTAIIMITHDLGVVAQMADKVMVMYAGRSVEQGPTDPIFYDPLMPYTWALLRSIPRLDTAGEVRLLPIKGQPPSLIFLPEGCNFSPRCPFVRDECRSTDPALEEKRPGHSAACILSVQEVEEKKHLVDEELGVER, from the coding sequence ATGGCGATGCTGGAGGTGAACAACCTGAAGACCTACTTCCACACCGCCGACGGCGTGGTGAAGGCGGTGGACGGGGTCTCCTTCGCGCTGGAGCCGGGGGAGACCCTGGGGATAGTGGGCGAGTCGGGCAGCGGCAAGAGCGTTACCGCGCTCTCGGTGATGCAGCTCAACCCGCAGCCCCCCTGCGAGTACCCGGAGGGCGAGATCCTCTTCGAGGGCAGAGACCTGCTCGGGGCCTCCGAGAAGGAGATGCAGAAGATCCGGGGCAACGACATCGCGATGATCTTCCAGGACCCGATGACCTCGCTCAACCCGGTCTTCACCGTGGGCGACCAGATAGCCGAGGCCATCCGCATCCACCAGAAGGTCTCCAAAAAGGAGGCCCGGGAGCGGACCGTGCAGGTGCTGCGGGACGTGGGGATCGCCAACCCCGAGCAGCGCGCCCGCGAGTACCCGCACCAGTTCTCCGGCGGCATGCGCCAGCGGGCCATGATCGCCATGGGGCTCGCCTGCAACCCCAAGGTGCTCATCGCCGACGAGCCCACCACCGCGCTCGACGTGACCATCCAGGCCCAGATCCTGGAGCTCATGGTCGACCTGCAGGAGAAGTACGGGACGGCGATCATCATGATCACCCACGACCTCGGGGTGGTCGCCCAGATGGCCGACAAGGTGATGGTGATGTACGCCGGGCGCTCGGTGGAGCAGGGGCCGACCGACCCCATCTTCTACGACCCGCTGATGCCCTACACCTGGGCGCTCCTGCGCTCCATCCCCCGCCTGGACACCGCCGGGGAGGTGCGGCTGCTGCCCATAAAGGGCCAGCCGCCGAGCCTGATCTTCCTGCCCGAGGGCTGCAACTTCAGCCCGCGCTGCCCGTTCGTCAGGGACGAGTGCCGCAGCACCGACCCGGCGCTCGAGGAGAAGCGGCCGGGGCACTCGGCCGCCTGCATCCTCTCCGTGCAGGAGGTCGAGGAGAAGAAGCACCTGGTCGACGAGGAGCTGGGGGTGGAGCGATGA
- a CDS encoding ABC transporter ATP-binding protein, translated as MTSGGNLLEVRNLKMHFPIRAGVLKRTVGHVKAVDGVDLAVRPGETLGLVGESGCGKSTLARCILRLLEPTGGEVIFEGRNILELSRKEMLRVRRDMQIIFQDPYASLNPRMTVGNIIAEPLKTHRVEGDIKRQVQELLEIVGLSPEHYNRYPHEFSGGQRQRIGVARALALKPKLVICDEPVSALDVSIQAQIVNLLQDLQREFGLTYIFIAHDLSVVKHISDRVAVMYLGRVVEIADRKTLYERPRHPYTTALLSAIPIPDPEKERERQRIVLEGDVPSPANPPPGCTFHTRCPRAQPYCSEHVPTLETQVENGHRTACFFPVMEGQPIERPAASTPYRADGA; from the coding sequence ATGACGTCCGGCGGCAACCTGCTGGAGGTCCGCAACCTCAAGATGCACTTCCCCATCCGGGCCGGGGTGCTCAAGCGGACCGTCGGGCACGTGAAGGCCGTGGACGGGGTGGACCTCGCGGTGCGGCCCGGGGAGACGCTGGGGCTGGTGGGCGAGTCGGGCTGCGGCAAGAGCACCCTCGCCCGCTGCATCCTGCGGCTGCTGGAGCCCACCGGGGGCGAGGTGATCTTCGAGGGGCGCAACATCCTCGAGCTCTCCCGCAAGGAGATGCTGCGGGTCCGGCGGGACATGCAGATCATCTTCCAGGACCCCTACGCCTCGCTGAACCCCCGCATGACGGTCGGCAACATCATCGCCGAGCCGCTGAAGACCCACCGCGTGGAGGGGGATATAAAGCGGCAGGTGCAGGAGCTTCTGGAGATAGTGGGCCTCTCTCCCGAGCACTACAACCGCTACCCGCACGAGTTCTCCGGCGGCCAGCGGCAGCGGATCGGGGTGGCCCGGGCCCTCGCCCTGAAGCCGAAGCTGGTGATCTGCGACGAGCCGGTCTCCGCTCTGGACGTCTCCATCCAGGCGCAGATAGTGAACCTCCTGCAGGATCTGCAGAGGGAGTTCGGGCTCACCTACATCTTCATCGCCCACGACCTCTCGGTCGTGAAGCACATCTCCGACCGGGTGGCGGTCATGTACCTGGGGCGGGTGGTGGAGATCGCCGACCGCAAGACCCTCTACGAGAGGCCGCGCCACCCCTACACCACGGCGCTGCTCTCGGCGATCCCCATCCCCGACCCGGAGAAGGAGCGCGAGCGCCAGCGCATAGTGCTGGAGGGGGACGTGCCCTCCCCGGCCAACCCGCCCCCGGGCTGCACCTTCCACACCCGCTGCCCGCGGGCCCAGCCCTACTGCTCGGAGCACGTCCCGACCCTGGAGACCCAGGTGGAGAACGGCCACCGCACCGCCTGCTTTTTCCCGGTGATGGAGGGCCAGCCCATCGAGCGGCCCGCCGCGAGCACCCCCTACCGGGCGGACGGGGCGTAG
- a CDS encoding S41 family peptidase, protein MWRTGITKRKRGRGPLVRVLLLAALLVAVGYGAYEYGKSQSPAGLSGPDRESLRLYAEALDAVRDGYVDREAIDPKKQTYGAIEGMLDSLGDEGHTRFLTPEERRENEQGLSGDYVGIGVQLEDRDGRVVVASPIEGSPADRAGIESGDVLVAVNGRSVSGQELDRIADRVKGPEGTRVKITVLRDGEERTFYLERAEIESPAVSWAMVPGTGVAHIRLSSFSDDSARELRAAFEEARLDGAERFVLDLRDNPGGRLEQAVEMAGFFLEPGSVVYIRRDASGERTPVRADGEAQLAEVPLAVLVNGGSASSAEILAGALRDNDRATVIGQRTFGTGTVLSEFVLSDGSAILLGVAEWLTPDGDFIRDTGIEPDIRVGLDEGEEPLSPSQTEGLSREEISRRDPQLWRAVRELAGGRV, encoded by the coding sequence ATGTGGAGAACGGGCATCACCAAGAGAAAGCGGGGCCGCGGCCCGCTCGTGAGGGTGCTGCTCCTCGCGGCCCTGCTCGTGGCGGTGGGGTACGGGGCCTACGAGTACGGCAAGTCCCAGAGCCCCGCCGGCCTCTCCGGCCCGGACAGGGAGAGCCTCAGGCTCTACGCCGAGGCGCTGGACGCCGTCCGCGACGGCTACGTGGACCGCGAGGCCATAGACCCCAAGAAGCAGACCTACGGCGCGATAGAGGGGATGCTCGACTCGCTCGGCGACGAGGGGCACACCCGCTTTCTGACCCCCGAGGAGCGCAGGGAGAACGAGCAGGGACTCTCGGGCGACTACGTCGGGATAGGGGTGCAGCTCGAGGACCGGGACGGGCGGGTGGTGGTGGCCTCCCCCATAGAGGGCTCCCCGGCGGACCGGGCGGGGATCGAGTCGGGGGACGTGCTGGTCGCGGTGAACGGCCGGAGCGTGAGCGGGCAGGAGCTCGACCGCATCGCCGACCGGGTGAAGGGGCCGGAGGGCACGCGGGTGAAGATAACGGTGCTGCGCGACGGGGAGGAGAGAACCTTCTACCTGGAGCGGGCGGAGATAGAGTCCCCGGCCGTCTCGTGGGCGATGGTGCCGGGGACCGGCGTGGCGCACATCCGCCTCTCCTCCTTCTCCGACGACAGCGCCCGGGAGCTCAGGGCGGCCTTTGAGGAGGCGCGGCTGGACGGCGCGGAGCGCTTTGTCCTGGACCTGCGGGACAACCCGGGCGGCAGGCTGGAGCAGGCGGTGGAGATGGCCGGGTTCTTCCTGGAGCCCGGAAGCGTCGTGTACATCCGCCGGGACGCCTCCGGGGAGCGCACGCCGGTGAGGGCCGACGGCGAGGCCCAGCTTGCGGAGGTGCCGCTCGCCGTCCTGGTGAACGGCGGCTCGGCCTCCAGCGCCGAGATCCTCGCCGGGGCGCTGCGGGACAACGACCGGGCGACGGTCATCGGGCAGCGGACGTTCGGCACCGGGACGGTGCTCTCGGAGTTCGTGCTGAGCGACGGGTCGGCCATCCTGCTCGGGGTCGCCGAGTGGCTGACGCCGGACGGGGACTTTATCCGGGACACGGGGATAGAGCCGGATATCCGGGTGGGGCTCGACGAGGGGGAGGAGCCGCTCTCCCCCTCGCAGACCGAAGGGCTCTCTCGGGAGGAGATCTCCCGCCGCGACCCGCAGCTCTGGCGGGCCGTGCGCGAGCTTGCGGGCGGGAGGGTGTAG
- a CDS encoding sigma-70 family RNA polymerase sigma factor — protein MQPQRDLREIEEVRELFEAGQEAGVLESGEVLDLLQEVDLSTEEIQQVYGLLREQGVEIVDSGFLSESPEEEEEDVQVVEEVLEGDLKSRYTGDAVQMYLDEIGKTPLLSKAQEVYLAKRIERGDRRAKAHLTRANLRLVVSIAKKYAGRGVSLLDLIQEGNIGLMRAVEKFDYRKGYKFSTYATWWIRQAVTRAIADKGRTIRVPVHMVEKINKYYRVQRTLASELNRDPTDEEVAREMGVEVEEVERIRQVSRRSISLETPVGEDHSSELGDFIADEESESPHDLAKSSLLKARMREALNGLPERERMVLEYRFGLTGGQPKTLEEVGERFDVTRERIRQIQLTALAKIKSSPHAASLRDLLD, from the coding sequence TTGCAGCCTCAAAGGGACCTGAGAGAGATCGAAGAGGTAAGGGAGCTCTTTGAAGCCGGACAAGAGGCCGGGGTGCTGGAGTCCGGCGAGGTGCTCGATCTCCTGCAGGAGGTGGATCTCTCCACCGAGGAGATCCAGCAGGTCTACGGCCTGCTGCGCGAGCAGGGGGTGGAGATCGTGGACTCGGGCTTTCTGTCCGAGAGCCCCGAGGAGGAGGAAGAGGACGTCCAGGTCGTGGAGGAGGTTCTGGAGGGGGACCTCAAGAGCCGCTACACGGGCGACGCCGTCCAGATGTACCTCGACGAGATCGGCAAGACCCCCCTCCTCTCCAAGGCCCAGGAGGTCTACCTGGCCAAGCGCATCGAGCGCGGCGACCGGCGGGCCAAGGCCCACCTCACCCGCGCCAACCTGCGGCTGGTGGTCTCCATCGCCAAGAAGTACGCCGGGCGCGGGGTCTCGCTGCTCGACCTCATCCAGGAGGGGAACATCGGCCTGATGCGGGCCGTCGAGAAGTTCGACTACCGCAAGGGCTACAAGTTCTCCACGTACGCGACCTGGTGGATCAGGCAGGCCGTCACGCGCGCCATCGCGGACAAGGGGCGGACCATCCGCGTCCCGGTGCACATGGTGGAGAAGATAAACAAGTACTACCGGGTCCAGCGCACGCTGGCCTCGGAGCTGAACCGCGACCCCACCGACGAGGAGGTCGCCCGCGAGATGGGGGTCGAGGTGGAGGAGGTGGAGAGGATCCGGCAGGTGAGCCGGCGCTCCATCTCCCTGGAGACCCCGGTGGGCGAGGACCACTCCTCGGAGCTCGGGGACTTCATCGCGGACGAGGAGTCCGAGAGCCCGCACGACCTGGCGAAGTCCTCGCTGCTCAAGGCACGGATGCGCGAGGCCCTAAACGGGCTCCCGGAGCGGGAGCGGATGGTGCTGGAGTACCGCTTCGGCCTGACCGGCGGGCAGCCCAAGACGCTGGAGGAGGTCGGCGAGCGCTTCGACGTGACCCGCGAGCGGATCCGCCAGATCCAGCTGACCGCCCTGGCGAAGATAAAGAGCAGCCCGCACGCCGCGAGCCTGCGCGATCTTCTGGACTAG
- a CDS encoding YcjF family protein: protein MLNLRNLYRVFRESRRAARRSATLAVVGDGPRVPELASLLGARREMRGAEVILTVSGEGSAALSGKAVEDPGEIPLPPPGEGAEGLAARIAGALDEDYLVPLAKGHPAFRRAVCEEIIRKNARQNAVIGALPIPGADMPVMTANQARMVLGIAAAYDEELSLERARELLGVLAAGFGFRALSRQVVKLVPFGGWAAAAAIGYAGTLAMGRAAVLYFERGGQKVGERELAEIRGRAAEEAKEFVARFRRR from the coding sequence TTGCTCAACCTCAGGAACCTGTACAGGGTGTTTCGGGAGTCGCGCCGGGCCGCCCGCCGCTCGGCGACGCTGGCGGTGGTTGGCGACGGGCCGCGGGTTCCCGAGCTGGCCTCCCTGCTCGGCGCCCGGCGCGAGATGCGTGGGGCGGAGGTGATCCTGACCGTCTCCGGGGAGGGCTCGGCGGCGCTCTCGGGCAAGGCGGTGGAGGACCCTGGTGAGATACCCCTCCCGCCTCCCGGCGAGGGGGCGGAGGGGCTGGCGGCCCGGATAGCGGGGGCCCTGGACGAGGACTACCTGGTGCCGCTCGCCAAGGGCCACCCGGCCTTCCGGCGGGCGGTCTGCGAGGAGATCATCCGCAAGAACGCCCGCCAGAACGCCGTCATCGGGGCGCTGCCCATCCCCGGCGCGGACATGCCCGTGATGACGGCGAACCAGGCGAGGATGGTCCTCGGCATCGCCGCCGCCTACGACGAAGAGCTCTCCCTGGAGCGGGCCCGCGAGCTTCTCGGGGTGCTCGCCGCCGGGTTCGGCTTCCGGGCGCTCTCCCGGCAGGTGGTGAAGCTGGTCCCGTTCGGGGGCTGGGCCGCCGCCGCTGCCATCGGGTACGCGGGCACCCTGGCGATGGGCCGGGCCGCCGTCCTCTACTTCGAGCGCGGGGGGCAGAAGGTGGGCGAGAGGGAGCTGGCCGAGATACGGGGCCGCGCCGCCGAGGAGGCGAAGGAGTTCGTCGCCCGGTTCAGGCGCCGTTGA
- a CDS encoding MarR family transcriptional regulator, protein MSDRDERRDELLAELDRRAREFNAQAVMFSQAVAGRLGINATDLQCVNILSQMGPMTVGRLAEVTGLTAGAITGVVDRLESAGYARRERDPEDRRRVIVSLTLGDGGRGISPMFDAIRRASAELYSGYTDEELALILDFFAKAVPVLREQTVRLREGTPGGADPSPQP, encoded by the coding sequence ATGAGCGACCGGGACGAGAGACGAGACGAGCTGTTGGCCGAGTTGGATCGGAGGGCGCGCGAGTTCAACGCGCAGGCGGTGATGTTCAGCCAGGCGGTGGCCGGCAGGCTGGGGATCAACGCCACCGATCTCCAGTGCGTAAACATCCTCAGCCAGATGGGCCCCATGACCGTTGGGCGGCTGGCGGAGGTAACCGGGCTCACGGCCGGTGCGATCACGGGCGTCGTGGACCGTCTGGAGAGCGCCGGGTACGCGCGGCGCGAGCGGGACCCCGAAGACCGGCGGCGCGTGATCGTGAGCCTTACCTTGGGAGACGGCGGGCGTGGGATCTCCCCCATGTTCGACGCGATCCGCCGGGCGTCGGCGGAGCTGTACTCCGGCTACACCGACGAGGAGCTCGCCCTCATCCTGGACTTCTTCGCGAAGGCCGTCCCGGTACTGCGAGAGCAGACCGTCAGGCTGCGGGAAGGCACGCCCGGAGGAGCCGATCCTTCCCCGCAGCCTTAG
- a CDS encoding helix-turn-helix transcriptional regulator — MAPGRNAGARRSKRDATSWVNWQSALYLFVLGVTCVNLAPLTGFWWIVPVLGLAGPVALAVLDGARLRPKGLDERKSGERELLRALAERGELTPTTAAMRTSLTVDEASKMLEELARKGHLRPRAEDGAISYALRERDRRETPGEDPAPSEAEFGGDAPRRLDEPLSERELEVLKHIASGRTNSEIGRHLYVSVGTVKSHTGSIYRKLGVRNRAEAIARARELKLLP, encoded by the coding sequence GTGGCGCCGGGCCGGAACGCCGGGGCGCGGAGGTCCAAACGGGACGCCACGTCGTGGGTCAACTGGCAATCGGCGTTGTACCTGTTCGTCCTGGGCGTGACCTGTGTCAATCTGGCTCCGCTTACGGGCTTCTGGTGGATCGTCCCGGTCCTGGGCCTGGCCGGGCCGGTCGCGCTCGCCGTACTCGACGGGGCCCGCCTCAGGCCGAAGGGCTTGGACGAGAGGAAGTCCGGGGAGCGGGAGCTCCTGCGAGCCCTCGCCGAGCGGGGCGAACTCACCCCCACCACGGCCGCCATGCGGACCTCGCTCACCGTGGACGAGGCGTCGAAGATGCTCGAGGAGCTCGCCCGCAAGGGCCACCTGCGACCGCGGGCGGAGGACGGCGCAATATCCTACGCCCTGCGCGAGCGGGACCGCCGCGAGACGCCGGGGGAGGATCCCGCGCCCTCGGAGGCGGAGTTTGGCGGCGACGCGCCCCGACGGCTCGACGAGCCCTTGAGCGAGCGCGAGCTAGAGGTGTTGAAACACATCGCCTCGGGCAGGACCAACTCGGAGATCGGGCGCCACCTCTACGTCTCCGTGGGCACCGTCAAGAGCCACACGGGCAGCATCTACCGCAAGCTGGGAGTGCGCAACCGCGCCGAAGCCATCGCCCGCGCCCGCGAACTCAAGTTGCTTCCGTAG
- a CDS encoding MarR family winged helix-turn-helix transcriptional regulator — protein sequence MRGSKRAGYGDARPAHYAVFRRLALEGPRATEPAEAAGMTKQSTGQLVARLERRGHVERRPDPRDGRARNRGANQGGDPQGTQAAAGRPEEIEAALAALSSGPAGGALPARGRGGCYGSNLSSRARAMASARLRTPSLR from the coding sequence ATGAGGGGCTCGAAGCGAGCCGGGTACGGGGACGCGCGCCCCGCCCACTACGCCGTCTTCAGGCGTCTCGCGCTGGAGGGGCCGCGGGCGACCGAGCCGGCCGAGGCGGCCGGGATGACCAAGCAGTCGACGGGCCAACTCGTCGCGCGCCTGGAGCGGCGCGGCCACGTGGAGCGTCGCCCCGACCCGCGTGACGGGAGGGCCAGGAATCGCGGTGCCAACCAAGGCGGGGATCCCCAAGGGACGCAAGCGGCCGCCGGGCGGCCCGAGGAGATAGAAGCCGCCCTCGCGGCGCTATCGTCCGGACCGGCAGGCGGCGCGCTTCCCGCGCGGGGCCGCGGAGGGTGCTACGGAAGCAACTTGAGTTCGCGGGCGCGGGCGATGGCTTCGGCGCGGTTGCGCACTCCCAGCTTGCGGTAG
- a CDS encoding cupin domain-containing protein gives MIRAGDTIENPVTGERVTFLKTSAQTGGEFVLIDTTVAPNGFVAAEHLHPYQSERFEILEGEVEFKVGGKLVTAGAGDVVVVEPGTAHRFRNVGEGEVRFRCEVRPALNFETFLVTMFGLAADGKTGKKGLPNPFRLAVIMAEHFDLVRLPSVPAWVQRTGLALGAPVGRLLGYEPTYHSRTEPERLDPAA, from the coding sequence ATGATCCGTGCGGGAGACACCATAGAGAACCCCGTAACCGGCGAGAGGGTGACGTTCCTGAAGACCTCGGCCCAGACGGGCGGCGAGTTCGTCCTGATCGACACCACCGTCGCCCCGAACGGCTTCGTCGCGGCCGAGCACCTCCACCCCTACCAGTCCGAGCGCTTCGAGATCCTCGAGGGCGAGGTCGAGTTCAAGGTGGGCGGGAAACTCGTCACGGCCGGAGCCGGCGACGTGGTGGTGGTCGAGCCCGGAACCGCCCACCGCTTCCGCAACGTCGGAGAGGGAGAGGTCCGCTTCAGGTGCGAGGTGCGTCCGGCGCTCAACTTCGAGACCTTCCTCGTGACGATGTTCGGGCTCGCCGCCGACGGCAAGACCGGCAAGAAAGGCTTGCCCAACCCCTTCCGCCTCGCGGTGATCATGGCCGAGCACTTCGACCTTGTGCGCCTTCCTTCGGTGCCGGCGTGGGTCCAGAGAACGGGGCTCGCCCTGGGGGCACCGGTGGGGAGGTTGCTCGGCTACGAGCCCACGTACCACTCCCGGACGGAGCCGGAGCGGCTGGACCCGGCTGCTTAG
- a CDS encoding ubiquinol-cytochrome c reductase iron-sulfur subunit encodes MNDKKLTNGARRTSRREFLGLGAAAFGLASAGAPLLISACGEDLPEVGKGQEIAREAEIEPGSAYAFADAATGKPALLVRLENGDLVAYSAECTHQGCTVSYRDKGYLACPCHGSVFSASEGGEVVSGPAEEPLQRLRIEVRDGRVFRA; translated from the coding sequence ATGAACGACAAGAAGTTGACCAACGGCGCGAGGCGCACGTCCAGGAGGGAGTTTCTCGGTCTGGGAGCGGCCGCCTTCGGGCTGGCTTCCGCCGGAGCTCCGCTCCTCATCTCCGCTTGCGGGGAGGACCTGCCGGAGGTCGGTAAGGGGCAAGAGATCGCCCGGGAGGCGGAGATCGAACCGGGCTCCGCCTACGCCTTCGCCGACGCCGCCACCGGGAAGCCCGCCTTGCTGGTCCGGCTCGAGAACGGCGACTTGGTGGCCTACTCGGCGGAGTGCACGCACCAGGGGTGCACCGTGTCCTACAGGGACAAAGGTTACCTGGCATGCCCCTGCCACGGCTCCGTCTTCAGCGCGTCGGAGGGCGGAGAGGTCGTATCCGGGCCGGCCGAAGAGCCCCTGCAGCGGTTGCGGATCGAAGTCAGGGACGGCCGGGTCTTCAGGGCTTGA
- a CDS encoding DUF6220 domain-containing protein produces MSERAAGSGANADGGGTHATGPPARVRWARLGYAVLASAFVACVVVQVFFAGLGVFVATENWAWHVNFVHFFEWLPPLMLLAAFLGRLPRGLKWPPAGMFVLIALQYATANLNRGVVAALHPVVALLIFLAAVVVARRAWRALSGADAAREGASSGPASIRRPERPT; encoded by the coding sequence GTGTCTGAACGGGCTGCAGGATCCGGCGCCAACGCGGACGGCGGCGGGACGCACGCGACCGGGCCGCCGGCCCGCGTCCGGTGGGCGCGGCTCGGTTACGCGGTCCTCGCCTCGGCGTTTGTCGCCTGCGTCGTCGTGCAGGTGTTCTTCGCCGGGTTGGGGGTCTTCGTCGCGACGGAGAACTGGGCCTGGCACGTCAACTTCGTGCACTTCTTCGAGTGGCTGCCCCCGCTCATGCTCCTCGCGGCCTTCCTCGGGCGGTTGCCGCGAGGGCTCAAGTGGCCGCCGGCCGGGATGTTCGTCCTGATCGCCCTGCAGTACGCCACCGCCAACCTCAACCGGGGCGTCGTGGCGGCGCTCCACCCGGTGGTCGCGCTTCTGATCTTCTTGGCGGCCGTCGTGGTGGCTCGCAGGGCGTGGCGGGCCCTCTCGGGGGCCGACGCCGCGCGCGAAGGCGCGTCTTCGGGGCCGGCGAGCATTCGCCGGCCCGAACGTCCAACATAA